CAGCTGGCTCTCGGCAAGCAAAGAAAAACTCTTCAAATTGGTCAAAAATCAGGATGTTTGTCTGGTTTCGCCGTTGATTTTCTTGCAACTGAGCTAGAAGATTAGCCGTTTTAAGGTTGTTTTTATAACCTTCAACCTTTAAACCTTCAACCTTTAAACCTTCAACCTTTAAACCTTCAACCTTTAAACTTTCAACCTTTAAACTTTCACCTTTCGACTCTAGGATACGTTTACCCAGCTCTGTGACCCAGTCAGTGTAAACCTTCAAGCTAATCGGGACTAGATCACGGTTACCAATGGGTTGCTGTTTTAGGGCGGGGATTAGCCCAGCTTCTAGTAAGGAACTCTTGCCCACTCCAGCTTGACCATAAATTACAGTTAGTTTGTGCTGGGTACTGGCAATGCGTTGCACTAGCTCTTTTACTTTGTGTTGCCAATCGGAAGCAGTCATGGCCTGATATACTGTAGCGCTACCTTTACTCTTGGTCTGTGGTAACTGATTCTGTGGTAACTGATTCTGTTGGGAGGATTTGAGTTTACCTGCACCGATAAAAGCAAGTAAACCATTCTGTTGTGCGATCGCAAGCCGTTCTTGTTTTACTCTAAATGCTGCTTGATATCGTTGTTGTTGCCAGTAGAGGGTTCCTAGAGTTTCCAGGATTTCCAGGTAGAGTTTCGGGTCATCCTGAATCCCTAACTCCCTAGCCCGTTCCAGATGGCTAATCGCTTCGGAATGTTGACCCAAGTGTTGTTGCGCTTGAGCCAGAAGTAACAGATAGCGACCAACGGGAGATTTATTTGTATATTTCTGGCTAATCTTATCTATATTGACTACTCCATTGAGGCAATATAAAGCAGAATTTTCCTGATAGCTGGAGTACTGTTGCTGTTGTTGGGCTTGGATACTTGCGGGATGATAGGACAATTTTTTACTTCCCCCTGTTCCCCCTGTTGCATAGGCCAACAAATCTTCCCTATCCTGTGCAACACCCTGTTCTTCTGTGACTTTTGTTATTATTACATTGGCATATATTGCGTTTGTGTAAGCTTCCTGCCAGCCGGATTTGTGTAGCGCCACTGTTGCTAGAAATCCATAATCCTGAGCCAGTTGAACAGGAGCAGAGTAGGTTCTGTGTATCCCTAGAGACTTTTTAGCTAGACTTTCTAAATCGTTCCAGGCTTCCAGAGATTGCAGTATCTCACCGAGTTTATTAATAAACTTAGCCACTAAATCCGGTCGTTGCTTTTGCTCGAACACCATCAGACACTGCTCTAAATACTCCTTAGCCTTGTGCCAATTTTCTCGATAGCTAGGCTCTGTTGGTCTATACTGCTTAGCCTGATCGCAATAGCATAATCCTAGGTGAAACAGGATAACTGCTTCTCGGTCCCGAGGTGGAGGGATAATGGGCTTAGAGGATAGGAAGGTAGGCACACCAAGTCCGGGGAGAATCTCACCATTGTTTTCTGGCTGGATCTTCTGCTTGCGGGGTTCCTGTTGCCAGAATTCTAAACTTTTCTGATAGTGGGTGATAGCAACATCAATCTTGCCCAATCCATACGCCTCTCGACCCCAGACAAAGTTTAGACTGGCTAGCAACCGTGGTGGCAACTCGTGGTTACCACTTTCCAAATCCCGTAAAGCAAACTTAATTTCCTGACTATAACCAGCACCTAAGATAGCATCATTGGGGGAAATTTCACTGGCACCTAATTCCAAGACTTTGCTAAATAAAGAATTGGCTTTTTGTTGTAGGTTGCTAATTAGGCTTGAGGTTGGGATTTCAAACATAACCGTTGTTGCCCAACTGTGAAAATCTGGTGTGATGCGAATCAGCTTACACAGCACCTCATCGTTAATCCACAACACTAATGGAAACTGGAAATTTTTGCGAAACTCTTCTCTAACTTGGTTTGTGGCGATTAACAGTTCATCAAGGTCGGTGACTGAATCTAAACCAAAAACCATCAAGGCAGCTGGCTGTTCCTCCCCGATTTCCTGTCGGAGGGTGGTGTAGAGTGTACAAGCAGATTGGTCTAGGAATACTTCCCGGATTGGGACAGAGGAAATTTTGTGTAGCCTGCGCACCACTCGCTTACGCCACTTGGCATAATTACAGTGTGCTAACATCAGTAAAAACTGTCCCTCACTAGCAGCTATTGCCCAGGCTAGTTCTTCTACAGCATCCCGGTGGTGAGTAGCTACAGGTTCGAGTAGGGGTGAGTTAATCATGATTTTAAGGATATTGCTTATGCCAGCAACTACTTATGCCAGCAAGTGAGGTAATTATATTATCAGGAAATTAAATTCTATCCTGAGAGCAAAATGGCAGTTTTTTGTGATTTTTTTGTGATTAGTCGTGATACCATTAGGGATTAAGTAGTAACACCTAATACCTAACACTACCTAACAATTATGAAAATTGCCATAGTGGTTTTCCGTCCCATTCCAGACTGCTTCTGACGGAATCAGGACTTCATTACTGACGCACTAACGACACCAACGAAGATCCCTCTTATTGACATTAGTATTGTGCTTCAGATAATCCTGTAGCCAATCGCAAGCAAGGGACTGTAGTTGATCAGGATTTCTGATAGTCTCTAAATTCCATATAATTACTCTAGCAGATGAATCTGAAGAAGCAATAGTTTTGCCATCGGGACTAAAACTGAGGCTAACTACAGCATCATCATGATGGCCATAAAAGGTTTGAAGTTGTTTACCTTTCCTGTTCCAAAGCTTGACAGTTTGGTCAGCACTAGCTGTAGCAATGGTTTCACCATCGGGGCTAAACACCACACTCCAGACGGTATTGTCATGACCTTTAAGAGGTTTTAGTTTCTTACCATCACTAACATTCCAGAGTTTAACCGTCTTATCCCTGCTAGCAGAGGCCAGGGTTTTACCATCAGGGCTGAAACCGACACTCAGAACCCAATCCTTATGACCATCGAGGGTTTGCAGTTCCTTGCCATCACTAACATTCCAGAGTTTGACGGTTTTGTCAAGACTAGCCGTAGCAATCGTCTCACCATCAGGACTGAACCTGACGCTGTTGACCCAATTTGTATGACCAGTCAGAGTTCTAATCAGGATACCATTCTGATTCCAGAGTTTAACTGTTTTGTCCCTACTACCCGTAGCAATAATTTTGCCATCGGGACTGAAAGTGATACTCCTGACCACATCCTCATGACCAGATAGGGTGTGCAGTAACTTACCATTCTTATCCCAGAGTTTGGCAGTATTGTCTGCACTAGCGCTAGCAATAGTCTTACCATCAGGGCTGAAACTAACACCCCACACCCAATCAGTATGACCAGTCAGAGTTCGCTGCAATTGACCGTTTAAGCTCCAGAGTTGGATAGTGTTGTTCTTACTAGCGGTAGCAATAGTCTGACCGTCGGGGCTATAACTGACATTGTAAACGGTATTCTCATCCCCTGTGGGAATAGGGAGTTCATTACCGTATCGACTCCAAAGTTTAACCGTGTTGTCAGCACTAGCGCTAGCAAGGGTCTGGCTGTCGGGGCTGAAATTAACGCTCCATACCGTACTTTCATGACCGGTAAGGGTTTCGAGGAGCTTGCCATTTCGATTCCAAAGTTTAACCGTGTTGTCAGCACTAGCGCTAGCAAGGGTCTGACCGTCCGGACTGAAACTGATGCTAGTCACAGTACTTTCATGACTTTCATGGTCATCCGTTCCCAATGTCTGATACCGAGTACCGTCAAGTTTCCAGAGTTTGACAGTCTTATCCTTACTACCAGTAGCAATCAGTTTACCTTTGGGACTGAAACTGACGGTGAAAACCGCATCCTCATGGGCTTCTATCCTTAGAGGCTTTCTCTTGTACAAGCCATTCCTGTCTCTACGCCAGAGTTTAACCGTGTTGTCAAAACTACCAGTTGCCAGCACCTTGCTATCGGGGCTGAAACTAATACTGAGCACTGCTTGATCATGGGCTTTGAAGATTTGGGGTTTTTTGCCTTCCAGACTCCAGATGATAACTCTTCCATCCTCGCTAGAAGCAGCAAGGCTTTTGCGATCAGGGCTAAAACGCACGCTCCAAACTAAATCCCTATGCCCTGTCAAGGTTTGAATATACTTACCATTCCGTTTCCAGACTTTAACCGTTTTATCTTTACTAGCGGTAGCAATCAACTCTCCATCAGGACTGAAGGTAACACTTCTGATTTGATCCTGATGTCCATCCTTTCCTGCTAGCGTGTAGAGTTCTTTGCCTTCCTTGGACCAGATTTTGACAGTTTTGTCGGAACTAGCCGTAGCAATTAGCTCACCGTCGGGACTGAAAGTAACACTGTTGAGTGTATCAGTATGACCTTCTAAGCGGTTGCGCTCTCTAACCCCATAAAAGGCTTGCTCTAGAGAACTCATCGCTATATCCTTAGTGTTAGAGCTGACCCCAAGTGACCACTTCAGTTTTGTTCCTGCCTCTAAGGCATCTTTTAGTGGATCCAGGGCATGACTATTGGAACCGTAAAGGGCTTCTGAGGATTTAATCAAAGCTGTAATTTCGTTGTTTCTAGCTTCCGCCCAAAATATAGCGGCAGAGATGGTTGAGATCGCTAACATACCAACTACAGCAATGGAGCCGGTGAGTGCTATCTTCGACTTCTGTAACCGGGCTTGAGAAAGCCGATGTTGCTCTTGGGCTTCCTTAAGTTTGGCGAGTAATTCGCTATCTTGCTGCTGGCGAATCACAGAAACTAGATAATCATGAACCAGTTGATAGCGGTTAACCGGACTTTCTCGTAAGAGCACCACTAATCCTGATTCGACCAGGATATTTAAGACTAAATCTAACTGGTCTATTTCTTCTATCGCTAAATCCACTGCCAAGGATTTTAAGTCTTTTTCCAAATCCTGGCGGGTCTTAGGCGGGCGCGTGTTATTTTCTTCAGTGAGTAAATACAAGATCAGTTCAGCAGCTTTTTCATTCTCGGAGCCACAATCTGCGATCACTTCTTGCAGGTAACGCTGCACCAATTTTTCTTTAGGACCTTTTCTCCGATAATGAGCTAGGGTAGTAATTCCTTCAGTCTGTAGTTGAGCTCCTACTATCTGTAATTCAATGGGACGAACTTCTCCTTCACTGCTACCTAGTTCCTGCACTAAGGTGTTTACTAAGGCTTCTTCTAAATAAACTTGAGAGCGCTCGGTTAGTCGTTGAATAATAGATTTAGCATCCTCTATGGAGAATTTACCTAAATAATAAAGAATAGTTTTGTTGAGAATATTATTGTTGATTGAATCAAAATTTTTATGACGAATTCCCTGCAACAAAAAGTACAAATCATTTTCCCGTAATGACAAGATAACCTTGACGAAAGGAATCTGAAGACACTCCCGGAAAAAATCAAAGAAGCGTTTTCTTTCAGTA
The Moorena sp. SIOASIH genome window above contains:
- a CDS encoding tetratricopeptide repeat protein; its protein translation is MINSPLLEPVATHHRDAVEELAWAIAASEGQFLLMLAHCNYAKWRKRVVRRLHKISSVPIREVFLDQSACTLYTTLRQEIGEEQPAALMVFGLDSVTDLDELLIATNQVREEFRKNFQFPLVLWINDEVLCKLIRITPDFHSWATTVMFEIPTSSLISNLQQKANSLFSKVLELGASEISPNDAILGAGYSQEIKFALRDLESGNHELPPRLLASLNFVWGREAYGLGKIDVAITHYQKSLEFWQQEPRKQKIQPENNGEILPGLGVPTFLSSKPIIPPPRDREAVILFHLGLCYCDQAKQYRPTEPSYRENWHKAKEYLEQCLMVFEQKQRPDLVAKFINKLGEILQSLEAWNDLESLAKKSLGIHRTYSAPVQLAQDYGFLATVALHKSGWQEAYTNAIYANVIITKVTEEQGVAQDREDLLAYATGGTGGSKKLSYHPASIQAQQQQQYSSYQENSALYCLNGVVNIDKISQKYTNKSPVGRYLLLLAQAQQHLGQHSEAISHLERARELGIQDDPKLYLEILETLGTLYWQQQRYQAAFRVKQERLAIAQQNGLLAFIGAGKLKSSQQNQLPQNQLPQTKSKGSATVYQAMTASDWQHKVKELVQRIASTQHKLTVIYGQAGVGKSSLLEAGLIPALKQQPIGNRDLVPISLKVYTDWVTELGKRILESKGESLKVESLKVEGLKVEGLKVEGLKVEGYKNNLKTANLLAQLQENQRRNQTNILIFDQFEEFFFACREPAEQKRFFEFFRDCLNIPYLKIILCLREDYLHLLLKCARQVDLDAINNDILNKGILYYVGNFSPEEAKSIISNLTTRAKFYLEDALLDELVNDLAKNEPVGEVSPIELQIVGVQLQTEQITTLGAYRQNGSKEKLVERYLEGVVSDCGSENQNAAWKILGLLTDNDGTRPFRTKDDLGAELQLSTDHLDFILELLVKSGLVMKWQQEPEAQYQLIYDYLVEPILDISPT